The sequence below is a genomic window from Arcobacter sp. F2176.
TGAATAAAAGCAAAATGAAGAGTTAAACTCTTCATTTGTCATATTGCTTTTACTTCTTTTCTTTGATTTATTTCATTTTGATAAATCAAAATTCCTGCTAAAATAAATACCACATTTTTTACAATATATTGTCCTACAAGTGTAAAGGCATATGGTGCATGGGTAAATGAAATATCTGGTAAGATAAATAATGGTGTAAAAGTACAAATCATATGTGTTAGAAATAAAACAACCACATATCTTGTATATATACCAAAAATAAACCCTATACCAACAGTAACTTCCCAAATAGCTAATAGTTTGATTGATAAGGTATCATTTATCAATCCAAAAAACAGTTTATGAATAGTCGTAATTGCTAAGTCTTCTGCAGGACTTAATTGAGGGAAGAATTTTAACATCCCATACCATAAAAATATAATACCAAGTGAAACTCTTATTAGCTTTATCGTTTTTTCCATTGTCATTCCTTATAAAAAAAAGGATTATAAAACAAATAAACTTTAGTATTAATTAATATTCATTATCATTATTGTTAAATATTTTTTATCAAAATAAAAGATAATTAATCTTAAACTCTTAACTTGATTGTTAAAGGAAATTTATGGCAAATATTACTGATAAACTTAGTAAACTTGATATAGAGTTTATAAAAAAACAAAAGATGTTTTTTGTCTCAACTACTCCAAAAGATGGGAAAATAAATCTTTCACCAAAAGGTTTAGATGATACTTTTAAGATAATAGATGAAAATAAAATTTTATGGTTAAATTATTTTGGAAGTGGAAATGAAACGGCTGCTCATTTATTAGAAGATAATAGAATGACTATTATGTTTTGCGCTTTTGAGGGTGCACCAAATATTCTAAGGCTTTATTGTAAAGCAAAAGCGATACAAAAAAAAGATGATGCCTGGGAAGAATATATCTCTCACTTCTCTACAAAAAGAGCAGCAAGACAAGTTTTTGAAGTAACTATTGAGAATGTAAATAACTCATGTGGTAAAGGTGTTCCTTTATATGACTTCATAGGTCAAAGGGATGAGTTACCTATTTTATATAATAAAATGAGTGAAGAGGAACATGTTGCTTATATGAAGAAGAAA
It includes:
- a CDS encoding DoxX family membrane protein; this encodes MEKTIKLIRVSLGIIFLWYGMLKFFPQLSPAEDLAITTIHKLFFGLINDTLSIKLLAIWEVTVGIGFIFGIYTRYVVVLFLTHMICTFTPLFILPDISFTHAPYAFTLVGQYIVKNVVFILAGILIYQNEINQRKEVKAI
- a CDS encoding pyridoxamine 5'-phosphate oxidase family protein, with product MANITDKLSKLDIEFIKKQKMFFVSTTPKDGKINLSPKGLDDTFKIIDENKILWLNYFGSGNETAAHLLEDNRMTIMFCAFEGAPNILRLYCKAKAIQKKDDAWEEYISHFSTKRAARQVFEVTIENVNNSCGKGVPLYDFIGQRDELPILYNKMSEEEHVAYMKKKNVLSFDGKETKLFED